In the genome of Raphanus sativus cultivar WK10039 chromosome 9, ASM80110v3, whole genome shotgun sequence, the window aacttttattaaacataaaacaaaaaaaaaacttgatatgCATTTTATGTGAATGTCAAATCATTTTTTCCGTAatcatatgtatattatatatgattttaaagcatgtgtaacatcaatatatatattttaaataaaatgagagatgtaaactagatatataaagataaatatacatatgttcggttattttcggatatccatttggATTCGGATATTATTCGtttgggttcggatatccaatctttCTTAAATTAATACACGTTCCGGTATTTTGCTATTTGGATTTGAATTTCGGTTCGAATTCAGATAGGgttcgggtatcgggtaaaatatatattgttgtcAGTGAGTTGTAAAAACGGGAAGAAAAGGTAAATGTTTTGGTCGGAAACAATGACCGATATGAATAAACACTGATCTAGCCGTCAGTGTTGTGTGCTTGATTTCGGATGCcgctctcttctctcttcatccTCTCTTTATACTCGTTTCCCTATAGCGTATCTCGGTCGTGACTTTATTCGGTTTGGGCCGAAATGGCTCGGACTGAGATGTCATGGGCCAAGGTATCTCATTTTTCTAGTTTGGTCcgaaaatcaatatttattggGTCTTGTCTACAAGGGAGTGTAACTCTCCTCAACATCTCGTCTCTGGATTAGGGTTTCCAACATTGATCGTGTGGCCTGGCCTCTGGGATCAGTGTGGATTACTTAAACTTGATTACGACACATAACTCCCAAAAGGTTAGATTTTGCTCTTCTAATCTATGATGAATTTATGTGTTCGATCGTATTTGTAAATAAAACCATGATTTGACTAGGGTTCTCTTTGTAGAGACTAGTCTTTTCTCCCTACGTGTCTTTTTATCAAGAAGAAGAATTGAAGGACGAAGAAGCCACTTCAGAGAAGGTTTGTTTTAATAACAATGGGGAATATCAGTGAGTTGCCTGAAGATTTACTCCTGAGGATATTGTCATTCGTTCCAACAAAATATATTGTGGCGACGAGTCTTGTCTCAAAAAGTTGGAGATGTCTCTGGACAAAGGTGTCTAGACTCACGTACGACTCGTGCGAGCTCGAGGGTCAGTATGACCCTGTTAAGACTAGACGATTCcgacaatttttaaaaaagtctaTGCTTTTACATCAGCCTCGTGCTCTTGAAACCCTGTACATGGACTTTAGGCGACGTTCATTGGGCATAGATATTACACCGTGGATTAGAACCGATGTTCTATGCAACCTACGAGAGCTCGAGGTTTATGATCGTAATGGTCCTCATGTATCATTCCGTTTGCCTTCTGTCTTGTTTACCTGCGAAAAACTTGTTGTCTTGAAACTCAGATGCATGATCGACGTGCAACTTCCTTCGACGGTCTCTCTCCCATCCCTCAAAACTCTGCACTTAATTAATTCCTTGTTCCTGCTCAACGACGAATCCATTCGTATTATTTTTTCCAGTTGCCCTCTATTATCCGACCTTAGACTGGACCATCATGTTATGTCCAATTTGCATATCGTAATGCCTTCACTACAGAGATTGACCATCGTAACAGATAGTGGCTACGAACCCTTGCCTATTTTTCTGGATCATTATATTCCGAGTTTAGAGATAAGCACTCCTTCTTTGAAGTACTTAAACATCGAAGATTCGGCGTCCACATTCTGTGTAAGGGTTAGTATCAGATGTCCATCGAACGTCGAGGTAAGCTTTTCCGTTCTAAATTAGTGTTGGGAACATCACGTACATTAAATGAGAAAtctcgttttttatttttattttttaaattatattctaGGATACAAGCATCTACCGTCGGATGGTACAGTTGGAGCTGAGTATGTGCGGAGGCGTGTATGAAGAATTGCTTATACATATGCTCAAACGTTCTATAAACTTATCGGTTCTCAGGATTAACAGTGTAAATTTGTtttcaatatgttttattttttctttagaaacTTGACTATCTTATGATATAATGCATACACTGACACTATTTTTTTACTCTGGTCTTAGAAATTCAAAACCTTGGATTTGTGGAAGCAGCCTAGTTCTGTTCCTCCATGTTTGCTTTCGAGTCTTCAAACTCTGGAGTGGAGAGGATACAACGGGAGCTGCGCCGAAATGGTGGTGGTGAGTTATTTCCTGAAGCATGCACTATGTTTGAAAACGGCAAAAATCACAACTGAATCATCTGACTTGTTCGAGAAGACGACGGGTTACTTACTTTCTATGCCAAGAGGTTCTACAACTTGCCGGCTTGTGGTTGGAGTAATGAATTAATGAAGTTGTGAGTAACAGAAATCCAGTGGTTATCAATTCCTTGCGCAGAAAGTCAGAAATTTAGTCTTCCTGTTTCTAATGTTTTGCCTAAGATCTCaacaagttgtttttttttctcgtcTATACTTATTCTAAATGGATGACTTATAAGCTATTTTTTTCTGTATTTGACCAGTGAAAAAAACTGCTCGTTCTGAAGAAGACGCTTTCTTGGGTTACAAGTATCAGCATTAATTGCTTTCTGTTTTCATTCTTGCTAAATGGCAACAACACACCAAGagttaagatttttatttggtAAAATTGTTATTAAAGGTTGTGATCTTGAAACTCAAAGGTTGGATCGATATGAACATTCCTTTGACTGCCTTTCTCCCTTCACTTAGACTCTTCACATTGTCCTTCCTGAGGAAGTCAAATTATGAACACTTTTAGGCTTTTATCGAACCGTCCTTTTTCTTGTTGATCCAATGGTGAGACAAAGAACAAGCAATGCTATGTCAAATCTTTGATATTGCGGTGGTACTTTCATTGGAGAGATTGTTCATTAAAACAGTAACTCAAAAGGACAATGGCTTAAGATATTTTCCACACGAGAAGTCTAATTCCAAAGGCTATGATTAATGCTCCTTCTTTGAAGTACTTAATATTTGATGATCAGGGTAACGATTTATCATTAAGGACTTGCCTCAAGTGGTGGAGGCAAATATAAATGCGCTAATGAAGTATCTACCAAAGTTTTCCTCAGGTATCTAACCAGCCCGGTCAAGCGTCTTTCATTATATTCACTGAGATCAGATGTAATACATCACTCAAATGGTTATATACACTGAGATCAGATGTAATACATCACTCAAATGGTTCAATTTATCGTTTGTTTAAACCATCAGAACCTTAATTAAAGCTTTTCTCTCCTTTAAGGATATGGATCCTAGTATGTTCTGTGACTTCTGTCAACTTGTAAACTTGGAGTTATGCACATCTACAAGTGGGTGGTTGAAGTTACTTGAATACATGCTCGAATGTTCCCATAACCTACGAGTTCTCAAGCTTTTCGATGTAATGCAGATGCCCCCCCCCCCCACTTTGGTCTAATTATATGTTCTTTTAGTTTTGGTTCTCACTGATTCGATTGATAtcatgttttcttcttcttcactctggCCTTAGAAACATTCTTACTCGTGGACCCGTCCACTGGGTCGTTGGGACCAGCCGAGTTGTGTTCCAGAATGTATGAtttcaagtcttgaaactcTGGAGTGGAGAGGATACATAGGGAGATAAATAGATTCTGGGTTCTCGTTATCATCACACTTTGTTTAGTAATTTTCAATCTGGATTCTCGCGTCCTAAAATATCTGAATACAACGGTTAGCTACAAAAATGACCAAGTTAACTTAATGTCTAGTAAATCTTGAGTGGATGAACCTAGTTCTACATTCATTTGATGTTACAAAAGGTAAGGAAGACCATTATAAGAATTCAATCAAACTGAAAATACAAACAATTTGACCAAA includes:
- the LOC108824646 gene encoding F-box/FBD/LRR-repeat protein At4g26340-like, which produces MGNISELPEDLLLRILSFVPTKYIVATSLVSKSWRCLWTKVSRLTYDSCELEGQYDPVKTRRFRQFLKKSMLLHQPRALETLYMDFRRRSLGIDITPWIRTDVLCNLRELEVYDRNGPHVSFRLPSVLFTCEKLVVLKLRCMIDVQLPSTVSLPSLKTLHLINSLFLLNDESIRIIFSSCPLLSDLRLDHHVMSNLHIVMPSLQRLTIVTDSGYEPLPIFLDHYIPSLEISTPSLKYLNIEDSASTFCVRVSIRCPSNVEDTSIYRRMVQLELSMCGGVYEELLIHMLKRSINLSVLRINSKFKTLDLWKQPSSVPPCLLSSLQTLEWRGYNGSCAEMVVVSYFLKHALCLKTAKITTESSDLFEKTTGYLLSMPRGSTTCRLVVGVMN